A region from the Pontixanthobacter aestiaquae genome encodes:
- a CDS encoding MaoC family dehydratase: protein MLYFEDIEVGSIHAFGHYEVTREEVLQFAESFDPQPFHLDDEAAAKTHFGRVSASGWHTCSMSMRMMVENMKDREQAGLGSPGVDQLRWKKPVYPGDTLRMESEILEKRRSKSRPEMGIFKSQLKTFNQNGEVVLEMISNGLIRVRDQEAPLD, encoded by the coding sequence ATGCTCTATTTTGAAGATATTGAAGTCGGCTCGATCCACGCTTTCGGGCATTATGAAGTGACACGAGAAGAGGTGTTGCAGTTCGCGGAAAGCTTTGACCCGCAGCCGTTCCATCTCGACGATGAAGCCGCTGCTAAGACGCATTTCGGCCGCGTGTCGGCCAGTGGTTGGCATACATGCTCAATGAGCATGCGGATGATGGTCGAGAATATGAAAGATCGCGAACAAGCGGGCCTTGGTTCTCCGGGCGTCGATCAATTGCGCTGGAAGAAGCCCGTTTACCCTGGCGACACACTCCGCATGGAGTCCGAAATCCTCGAGAAGCGCCGCAGCAAATCGCGTCCGGAAATGGGCATCTTCAAGTCGCAACTGAAGACGTTCAACCAGAATGGCGAGGTGGTACTGGAAATGATTTCCAACGGTCTGATCAGGGTTCGCGACCAGGAAGCCCCGCTCGACTAA
- the mrdA gene encoding penicillin-binding protein 2, with the protein MARIKRNRMPINSTTLKNRYDRRSFVVGAVGGGVGLLLAARMGYIAIAENEKYKVESESNRVNLTLIPPRRGWILDRNGAPLASNRADFRVDIIPERMPDPDKTIDRLGDLLGLNAGRVLDLKATVQDVRGFQPVEVDTGLTFDQFAAISVRLPDLPGVVPQRGFSRYYPTGASVGHLIGYVGPASAEEYEIDRNPLLVTPGYKIGKDGLEKQFEQELRGVPGARRVEVTASGRIIRDLDTRQDIQGNPVKLTIDGPLQDYAARRIGLESGSVVVMDCETGDLLCMASMPSFDPNSFSDGIGSIEYAMLREDDRVPLRNKVLKGLYPPGSTVKPMHCMSFLKEGIDPNETIVCGGGRRIGNRFFNCWSNHGTVDMAKAIYQSCDSYFYHFAQQVGFDTVANMARELGLGKQYPLPVTSQFFGTVPDPAWKLEKYGREWASFDTVNASIGQGYYLSSPLQLAVMSARLATGKILNPRLILDGQTPKPASYNFNDEEIAYIRQAMSDVVNGPGTAGRGKLPFPDIQMAGKTGTAQVVSLSVSDGRTGPWKYRDHGLFVFFAPVEKPRYAGAVVIEHGGGSAAAYPIARDVMTFLFDPAKGMDALRAMEQQWGGTAQERLDAKYAAYASSRGEQVVARPKRDEDIFEQVEAEARIAAAQSEAIASDAIAPRPNPVQSGGPPPDAELPDGAPEATP; encoded by the coding sequence ATGGCTCGTATTAAGCGCAACCGGATGCCGATCAACTCCACCACTCTCAAGAACCGATATGACCGGCGTAGCTTCGTCGTCGGTGCTGTCGGCGGCGGAGTCGGCCTGCTGCTTGCTGCGCGCATGGGCTACATCGCGATCGCCGAGAATGAGAAATACAAGGTCGAATCCGAAAGCAACCGCGTCAATCTGACGTTGATCCCGCCGCGTCGTGGCTGGATTTTGGATCGCAATGGCGCACCGCTGGCATCAAACCGCGCGGACTTCCGCGTCGACATTATTCCCGAGCGGATGCCCGATCCCGATAAGACCATCGACAGGCTCGGCGACCTGTTAGGCCTGAATGCCGGGCGCGTGCTGGATCTGAAAGCGACTGTGCAAGATGTGCGCGGGTTTCAGCCTGTAGAGGTCGATACCGGCCTGACCTTCGATCAGTTCGCGGCAATCAGTGTGCGGCTGCCTGATCTACCCGGAGTAGTGCCTCAACGCGGTTTCTCACGTTACTATCCTACAGGTGCTTCAGTCGGGCATCTGATCGGATATGTCGGCCCTGCGTCTGCGGAAGAGTATGAGATCGACCGCAATCCCCTGCTCGTCACACCCGGATATAAAATCGGGAAAGACGGTTTGGAGAAGCAGTTTGAACAGGAATTGCGCGGGGTTCCCGGTGCGCGGCGCGTCGAAGTCACCGCTTCGGGCCGGATCATTCGTGACCTCGACACAAGGCAAGATATTCAGGGTAATCCGGTCAAACTGACTATTGATGGCCCGCTGCAAGATTATGCAGCGCGGCGCATTGGTCTGGAATCCGGATCGGTCGTGGTCATGGATTGCGAGACCGGCGATCTTCTGTGCATGGCCTCAATGCCGAGCTTTGATCCCAATTCTTTCTCCGACGGAATTGGAAGTATCGAATATGCGATGCTGCGAGAGGATGACCGTGTTCCGCTGCGCAACAAGGTTCTGAAAGGTCTCTACCCGCCCGGATCGACCGTTAAGCCGATGCACTGCATGTCGTTCCTGAAGGAAGGCATAGACCCGAACGAAACAATTGTCTGCGGCGGCGGGCGGAGGATCGGAAACCGTTTCTTCAATTGCTGGAGCAATCACGGCACGGTCGATATGGCCAAGGCGATCTATCAAAGCTGCGACAGCTATTTCTATCACTTTGCCCAGCAAGTGGGCTTCGATACGGTTGCCAACATGGCCCGCGAACTAGGCCTCGGTAAACAGTACCCGCTACCTGTCACAAGCCAATTCTTCGGCACAGTGCCCGACCCGGCTTGGAAGCTGGAAAAATATGGGCGCGAGTGGGCTTCATTTGATACTGTAAACGCGTCGATCGGACAGGGATATTACCTCTCAAGCCCGCTGCAGCTGGCGGTCATGAGTGCACGTCTGGCAACAGGCAAAATACTCAATCCACGGTTGATACTCGATGGCCAAACCCCGAAACCGGCTAGCTACAACTTCAACGATGAGGAAATTGCGTATATCCGCCAAGCGATGAGCGATGTCGTGAACGGCCCCGGCACCGCAGGTCGAGGCAAGCTCCCCTTCCCTGACATTCAAATGGCTGGCAAAACAGGAACCGCGCAAGTTGTATCCCTGAGCGTATCGGATGGTCGCACAGGCCCTTGGAAATATCGTGACCACGGACTGTTTGTATTCTTCGCGCCCGTCGAAAAACCGCGCTATGCCGGTGCCGTCGTGATCGAGCACGGTGGCGGCTCGGCCGCAGCTTATCCAATCGCGCGGGACGTAATGACCTTCCTGTTTGATCCTGCGAAAGGCATGGACGCCCTTCGTGCGATGGAGCAGCAATGGGGCGGCACCGCGCAAGAGCGTCTCGACGCGAAATACGCCGCTTATGCCTCCAGCAGAGGCGAGCAGGTCGTCGCTCGTCCCAAGCGCGACGAAGACATCTTTGAACAGGTTGAGGCCGAAGCGCGTATAGCAGCCGCCCAATCCGAAGCTATCGCCAGCGATGCGATCGCACCTCGTCCCAACCCCGTCCAGTCCGGCGGGCCTCCGCCTGATGCTGAGTTACCTGATGGTGCTCCGGAGGCGACGCCGTGA
- the mutL gene encoding DNA mismatch repair endonuclease MutL: MPEIRRLPEALVNRIAAGEVVERPAAALKELVENAIDAGSSRIAITIIDGGLSRIEVTDDGCGMSPDQMDLALERHATSKLPDEEIEQVTTLGFRGEALPSIASVARFSLESRPRDAEQGWRKVVDHGDLVEDSPAALPPGTRVQVENLFGKVPARRKFLRTPRSEYGACLDVVRRLAMARPDIAISFAHGDRKVLSLQANETVQTRVAEIIARELADNAVLIDLERPTASGAMRLTGVAGLPTYNRGVADHQYLFVNGRPVKDRLLTGAVRGAYADMLARDRHAVLALFLDIPAEDVDVNVHPAKTEVRFRDSQAVRGFIVSGLRQALATGDRRSAQSPDAGAMGRWQSEPAREEPSPALRSIFEGRDWAQSKPSYLAETAQAYRGDDQALAAPQGRAEIAEALPEGAEQYPLGIARGQVANTYVVAEAADGLVIVDQHAAHERLVLERLRAAGAEDAIKRSQALLMPEVVELEEVDCDRLEDAIDKVAELGLVIERFGPNAMLVRAVPHALGKANPHKLLQDIADDIAKHGDAILLGEKLDLVLATMACHGSVRAGRTLTVAEMNALLREMERTPRSGQCNHGRPTWVKLSMDDVEKLFGRH, encoded by the coding sequence ATGCCCGAAATTCGCCGCCTTCCTGAAGCGTTAGTTAACCGTATTGCCGCCGGTGAAGTGGTAGAGCGACCGGCTGCCGCGCTGAAGGAATTGGTCGAGAATGCGATTGATGCGGGGTCGTCACGAATCGCGATTACAATCATTGATGGCGGGCTCTCGCGGATCGAAGTGACGGATGATGGCTGCGGCATGTCTCCGGATCAAATGGATCTGGCGCTGGAACGACATGCGACCTCGAAGCTGCCCGATGAAGAGATTGAGCAGGTTACTACGCTGGGCTTTCGCGGAGAGGCTTTGCCCTCGATTGCGAGTGTCGCGCGTTTCTCGCTCGAAAGCAGGCCGCGCGATGCGGAACAAGGCTGGCGCAAAGTGGTCGATCATGGTGATTTGGTCGAAGACAGCCCGGCTGCTCTGCCTCCGGGAACACGCGTTCAGGTGGAGAACCTCTTTGGCAAGGTGCCCGCGCGGCGCAAGTTTCTGAGGACGCCTCGCAGCGAGTATGGTGCTTGCCTTGATGTCGTTCGGCGCCTCGCAATGGCGCGGCCCGACATTGCGATTTCGTTCGCGCATGGTGACCGCAAGGTATTATCGTTGCAGGCCAATGAAACAGTCCAAACGCGAGTGGCCGAGATTATCGCGCGCGAACTTGCCGATAATGCGGTCTTGATTGATCTGGAACGTCCTACGGCCAGCGGAGCGATGCGCTTGACCGGTGTTGCTGGCTTACCGACCTACAATCGCGGCGTCGCGGACCATCAGTACCTTTTCGTCAATGGTCGCCCCGTCAAGGATCGTCTGCTTACCGGGGCCGTGCGCGGAGCTTATGCGGACATGTTGGCGCGGGATCGCCATGCGGTATTGGCGCTATTCCTCGATATCCCTGCCGAAGACGTCGATGTGAACGTCCATCCGGCAAAGACCGAAGTGCGCTTCCGCGATAGCCAAGCCGTGCGCGGCTTCATCGTCTCGGGTTTGCGCCAGGCTCTCGCAACTGGTGATCGCCGCAGCGCGCAATCACCAGACGCCGGGGCCATGGGCCGTTGGCAAAGCGAACCTGCGCGCGAAGAGCCGTCACCTGCGCTGCGATCCATATTCGAAGGCCGCGATTGGGCGCAGAGCAAGCCTTCGTATCTTGCTGAAACAGCGCAAGCCTATCGCGGCGATGACCAAGCCTTGGCCGCGCCGCAGGGTCGGGCCGAAATCGCAGAAGCACTGCCTGAAGGTGCTGAACAATACCCACTCGGCATCGCGCGCGGGCAAGTGGCTAATACCTATGTCGTCGCAGAGGCGGCCGACGGTCTGGTAATCGTCGACCAGCATGCCGCGCATGAACGTCTGGTGCTCGAACGCCTGCGTGCCGCTGGCGCGGAAGATGCGATCAAGCGCAGCCAGGCGCTGCTGATGCCTGAAGTCGTCGAACTCGAAGAAGTCGATTGCGACCGCCTTGAAGACGCTATCGACAAAGTGGCCGAACTTGGTCTGGTGATCGAACGCTTTGGCCCGAACGCAATGCTTGTTCGCGCGGTGCCGCACGCGCTGGGTAAAGCTAATCCTCACAAGCTGCTTCAGGACATCGCCGACGATATAGCCAAACATGGTGATGCGATCCTGCTAGGCGAGAAGCTAGACCTCGTCCTCGCGACAATGGCCTGTCACGGATCGGTGAGGGCAGGGCGCACCCTCACCGTCGCCGAAATGAATGCACTCCTGCGCGAAATGGAACGCACCCCGCGTTCGGGGCAATGCAATCATGGTCGGCCAACATGGGTGAAGCTGTCGATGGACGATGTCGAAAAGCTATTTGGGCGACACTAA
- the mreD gene encoding rod shape-determining protein MreD encodes MDRLNPHARRDEYGSRINRAHSPVLAYTVPTFTILLGSIIANIPIATALPLMPPLGFLMLIGWRVVRPGLFPVWIGFPLGLCDDLFSGQPFGSAILLWSMAMLVIEAVDVRFPWRSFIQDWMAVAVASSSYVVAAAVLSGADLGWAGAFALLPQILLSVLIYPMIARMVARLDRLRLMRVRTIR; translated from the coding sequence ATGGATCGGCTCAATCCCCATGCTCGGCGTGACGAATATGGGAGCCGGATCAACCGCGCGCATTCTCCGGTACTAGCCTACACTGTACCGACGTTCACCATCTTGTTGGGATCGATCATCGCCAATATTCCGATTGCGACGGCGCTGCCATTGATGCCGCCGCTCGGATTTCTGATGCTGATCGGTTGGCGCGTGGTGCGTCCGGGACTGTTTCCGGTCTGGATCGGCTTTCCTCTTGGCCTGTGTGACGATCTGTTCAGCGGTCAGCCATTCGGATCGGCTATTCTTCTATGGTCGATGGCAATGTTGGTGATCGAAGCGGTGGATGTGCGGTTTCCCTGGCGCAGTTTTATCCAGGATTGGATGGCAGTTGCCGTCGCAAGTTCAAGCTATGTTGTTGCTGCTGCGGTGCTGTCCGGCGCTGATCTTGGCTGGGCGGGCGCATTCGCTTTATTACCGCAAATTTTGCTGTCGGTGCTGATCTATCCGATGATCGCACGGATGGTGGCACGTTTGGACAGGTTACGATTGATGCGCGTCAGGACCATCCGCTAA
- the ychF gene encoding redox-regulated ATPase YchF: MGFRCGIVGLPNVGKSTLFNALTETQAAQAANYPFCTIEPNVGQVSVLDERLDKIAAIASSAKIIPTQLAFVDIAGLVKGASQGEGLGNQFLGNIREVDAIVHVLRCFEDDDIQHVANKVDPIADAEVVETELMLSDLESLEKRVPAAEKKATGGDKEAKILASVLGQTLELLRDGKPARLTEPKDDEEQRLFNQAQLLTAKPVLYVCNVAEDEAATGNALSERVAAKAAAEGAQSVVVSAAIESELVGMEEEDRGEYLAELGLEESGLARVVRAGYELLQLQTYFTAGPKEARAWTFPKGAKAPQAAGEIHTDFERGFIKAETIAYEDYIASNGEAGAREAGKLRQEGKDYLVQDGDILNFKFNV; this comes from the coding sequence ATGGGTTTCCGTTGCGGGATCGTCGGGCTGCCCAATGTCGGCAAGTCCACCTTGTTCAATGCACTGACAGAGACGCAGGCCGCGCAGGCTGCGAACTATCCGTTCTGTACCATTGAACCAAACGTCGGGCAGGTTTCTGTCCTGGACGAGCGTTTGGACAAGATTGCCGCGATTGCGAGCAGCGCGAAGATCATCCCTACCCAATTGGCATTTGTCGACATCGCAGGGCTCGTCAAAGGCGCAAGTCAAGGCGAAGGTCTGGGCAACCAGTTCCTCGGCAATATCCGCGAAGTCGATGCGATTGTGCACGTCCTTCGCTGCTTCGAGGATGACGACATCCAGCACGTCGCCAACAAGGTCGATCCGATTGCGGATGCCGAAGTGGTCGAAACCGAGCTGATGCTGTCAGATCTGGAAAGCCTGGAAAAGCGCGTGCCGGCGGCCGAGAAGAAGGCCACTGGTGGAGACAAGGAGGCGAAGATCCTCGCGAGCGTTCTGGGACAGACTCTGGAGCTCCTGCGCGATGGCAAGCCCGCTCGCTTAACGGAGCCGAAAGACGACGAAGAACAGCGCCTGTTCAATCAGGCCCAGTTGCTGACTGCGAAACCCGTGCTCTATGTTTGCAACGTCGCCGAAGACGAAGCGGCTACCGGCAATGCACTGTCGGAGCGTGTCGCCGCCAAAGCTGCTGCCGAGGGCGCACAATCGGTCGTCGTATCAGCGGCTATCGAGTCCGAATTGGTTGGTATGGAAGAAGAAGATCGCGGCGAATATCTTGCCGAACTCGGCCTTGAGGAAAGCGGCCTCGCGCGTGTTGTCCGTGCCGGTTACGAGCTGCTTCAGCTGCAGACCTACTTCACTGCTGGTCCGAAAGAGGCGCGCGCTTGGACCTTCCCTAAAGGCGCGAAAGCACCGCAAGCTGCCGGTGAAATTCACACCGATTTCGAGCGTGGCTTCATCAAGGCCGAAACTATCGCCTATGAGGATTACATTGCCTCGAATGGCGAAGCGGGTGCGCGCGAGGCTGGTAAGCTTCGGCAAGAAGGCAAAGACTACCTCGTACAAGATGGGGATATTCTGAACTTCAAATTCAACGTTTGA
- a CDS encoding MauE/DoxX family redox-associated membrane protein, translating into MSKNNNTAKLYRMVMDEHVCPYGIKSKFLLERRGFTVEDHHLTSREEVDAIKAAHGVETTPQTFIDGQRIGGYTDLREKFGKPVKDPNATSYRPVLVLFAVGLALAASLSMFSYGTALTVRTAEWFVAFSMAMLAMLKLQDVEKFSSMFLGYDLLAKRYVPYSYAYPYLEALAAILMAGHLLPWLSIPIAFTIGMIGAISVIYAVYIQKRDIKCACVGGSANVPLGFISLSENIAMVAMAVWMLFRYVL; encoded by the coding sequence ATGAGCAAGAATAACAATACCGCCAAATTATACAGAATGGTGATGGACGAGCACGTCTGTCCATACGGTATCAAATCCAAATTTCTTCTGGAACGCCGCGGCTTTACGGTTGAGGATCATCACCTTACATCGCGAGAAGAGGTCGATGCGATCAAGGCTGCGCATGGGGTGGAAACAACACCGCAGACATTTATCGATGGCCAGCGGATCGGGGGATATACAGATTTGCGGGAGAAGTTCGGCAAGCCTGTGAAGGACCCGAATGCGACAAGCTACCGTCCTGTACTGGTCCTTTTTGCTGTGGGATTGGCGCTAGCCGCATCTCTCAGCATGTTCAGCTATGGCACCGCGTTAACGGTGCGCACTGCAGAATGGTTCGTTGCGTTTTCGATGGCCATGCTGGCCATGCTCAAACTGCAGGATGTCGAAAAATTCTCCAGCATGTTTCTCGGCTATGATCTGCTCGCGAAACGATATGTGCCGTACAGCTATGCGTATCCCTATCTCGAAGCGCTCGCCGCCATTCTTATGGCCGGGCATTTGTTGCCATGGCTGTCGATTCCGATAGCCTTCACTATCGGCATGATCGGAGCGATATCGGTGATCTACGCGGTCTATATCCAGAAACGCGATATCAAATGCGCCTGTGTTGGCGGCAGCGCGAACGTGCCGCTCGGTTTCATATCGCTCAGCGAGAATATAGCGATGGTTGCCATGGCGGTCTGGATGCTGTTTCGTTATGTCCTCTAG
- the mreC gene encoding rod shape-determining protein MreC translates to MASSNRRSSNSRRAQYGVFTGYVLAGIGALIGAVLLGLSLWRPASFDGPRGVAQDVVEPVGTASAEVRTGGQGLIASISGYLQAGSQNAELKREVEIARIRLKEAKAVEQENARLKALLGLAQQDIEPLAVTKFIGSTAASTRRFGYIGAGASDGIEVGMPVRSERGVVGRILEVASSTSRVLLLTDSQSVLPVRLAREDVVAFAEGRGDGLLQIRLINLGINPLEVGDVMVTSGTGGYYRPGIAVAIISEIVDDGAIARIISDPAATDFVSVEPIWQPEALIASKTPDSTPLTETGSQ, encoded by the coding sequence ATGGCGTCTTCCAACCGGCGCTCCAGCAATTCGCGTCGGGCACAATACGGGGTTTTCACAGGCTATGTGCTCGCCGGGATAGGCGCGCTGATCGGTGCTGTGCTTCTCGGATTGTCTCTGTGGCGGCCAGCGAGTTTCGATGGACCGCGCGGCGTGGCCCAAGACGTGGTTGAACCCGTTGGCACGGCGTCGGCAGAAGTGCGCACTGGCGGTCAGGGATTAATCGCCTCGATTTCAGGTTATCTCCAAGCAGGAAGCCAGAATGCCGAGCTAAAGCGCGAAGTGGAAATCGCGCGCATCCGTCTGAAAGAAGCCAAAGCGGTTGAACAGGAAAATGCTCGCCTGAAGGCACTGCTTGGTCTGGCACAGCAGGATATCGAGCCGCTTGCGGTTACTAAGTTCATCGGCTCAACTGCTGCCAGTACGCGCCGCTTTGGCTATATCGGTGCGGGCGCTAGCGACGGTATCGAGGTGGGTATGCCGGTGCGCAGCGAGCGCGGCGTTGTTGGCCGTATTCTTGAAGTCGCATCAAGCACGTCGCGGGTGCTGCTCCTCACAGACAGCCAGAGTGTTTTGCCCGTTCGCCTGGCTCGTGAAGACGTCGTCGCTTTTGCTGAAGGGCGCGGCGATGGATTGCTGCAAATCCGGCTTATCAATCTTGGTATCAATCCCTTGGAAGTGGGTGATGTCATGGTGACCAGTGGAACCGGTGGGTATTACCGCCCGGGCATTGCGGTCGCCATTATTTCGGAAATCGTGGATGATGGAGCCATCGCGCGCATCATCAGCGATCCGGCGGCGACCGATTTCGTCTCTGTCGAACCGATTTGGCAGCCCGAGGCATTGATCGCCTCAAAAACGCCGGATAGCACCCCGCTTACCGAAACCGGCTCACAGTGA
- a CDS encoding DUF1206 domain-containing protein → MVDKSEKFGWLVRLGYFSRAILYVVLGLIALTSAGRISQGTNGIFQAVEDIPAATAILWLMTLGLFGYALFRFASTFFDIENNGSDKKGWAKRIGHAGSGIGHLALAYTAYQFANSGSASGGGAQAAAAGVLSVEFGGVVLGLLGIAFFATAFFQAKKGFVGEFMHRISSDAPQATRWLGGFGYSARAVVYAVIGWSLFKAGFMSSGAEQVKTLGDALASLAGEGMIFSVTAIGLLVFGLFSLVLARYRVIPDLDSDEGIPSFRA, encoded by the coding sequence ATGGTCGATAAGTCCGAAAAATTTGGCTGGTTGGTTCGGCTTGGCTATTTCAGCCGCGCGATCTTGTATGTGGTCCTCGGACTGATTGCGCTCACAAGTGCGGGAAGGATCAGTCAAGGAACCAATGGAATTTTTCAGGCAGTGGAAGATATTCCTGCTGCGACTGCAATTCTATGGCTGATGACGCTCGGGCTTTTCGGTTACGCGCTGTTTCGCTTCGCCTCCACTTTCTTCGATATCGAAAATAACGGTTCGGACAAGAAAGGTTGGGCCAAACGGATTGGTCATGCCGGTAGCGGAATTGGCCACCTGGCACTGGCGTACACTGCGTATCAGTTCGCCAATAGCGGAAGCGCCTCTGGCGGCGGTGCGCAGGCTGCGGCAGCGGGTGTTCTCTCCGTCGAATTTGGCGGCGTGGTACTGGGCTTGCTCGGCATTGCCTTTTTCGCGACTGCATTCTTTCAGGCCAAAAAGGGTTTCGTTGGCGAATTCATGCACCGGATCAGCAGCGATGCGCCACAAGCGACACGCTGGCTTGGCGGGTTCGGTTATTCTGCACGGGCCGTTGTCTATGCGGTCATTGGCTGGTCGTTGTTCAAGGCCGGCTTCATGTCGAGCGGCGCTGAACAGGTCAAAACTCTGGGCGATGCCCTTGCCTCACTTGCCGGCGAAGGCATGATCTTCTCGGTCACTGCCATAGGCTTGCTCGTCTTCGGTTTGTTTAGTCTGGTTCTTGCCCGTTATCGCGTCATACCTGATCTTGATAGCGATGAAGGAATCCCCAGCTTCAGAGCATGA
- a CDS encoding MBL fold metallo-hydrolase: protein MLKKILIVIGALLAIGAIVLAFVLVPAHLQIRDVEPELPTKAELLALADSPDGPTKISYFRTSTQNSADRSLTHSTFVVEWEDGKILLIDLGMDAAVAVEFGALFETIAGADPAVPLGTVPEIMGDDLDRVQGVGFTHLHLDHVQGIEPICAARSGAVSVLQTPEQKSTHNLHTQEQADMLAGSACVTQIELADGSRTTDQFPGIGIYPLGGHTPGSTMFAIPVDGKLWLLTGDISNVQSDLLNDRGKGFIYSYLMVPENVDRLAMLRPWLIDLNNDPMITALVSHDGKALADSGLEQWQRSAQQ from the coding sequence ATGCTGAAAAAGATATTGATAGTGATCGGAGCATTGCTTGCGATTGGTGCGATCGTGCTCGCATTTGTTCTGGTGCCTGCGCATTTGCAAATCCGCGATGTCGAGCCGGAACTACCCACCAAAGCAGAGCTACTCGCGCTCGCCGACAGTCCGGATGGGCCGACAAAGATCAGTTATTTTCGAACTTCGACCCAGAATTCTGCTGATCGGTCGCTGACCCATTCGACTTTCGTAGTCGAATGGGAAGACGGCAAAATTCTCCTGATTGACCTCGGCATGGATGCAGCCGTCGCAGTCGAATTCGGCGCGTTGTTCGAAACGATTGCTGGTGCCGACCCGGCGGTTCCTCTTGGAACGGTTCCTGAAATCATGGGCGATGATCTGGACCGAGTCCAAGGCGTGGGCTTCACCCACCTTCATCTCGATCATGTCCAGGGTATCGAGCCCATCTGCGCGGCACGATCGGGTGCTGTGTCTGTTCTCCAAACGCCGGAACAGAAATCAACGCATAATCTGCATACACAGGAGCAGGCGGACATGCTCGCCGGTAGCGCGTGTGTGACCCAGATCGAGCTGGCAGATGGCAGCCGGACAACGGATCAATTCCCGGGAATCGGTATCTATCCGCTCGGCGGCCATACGCCGGGCAGCACGATGTTCGCCATTCCTGTCGATGGAAAGCTGTGGCTCCTGACCGGAGACATTTCGAACGTGCAAAGCGATCTACTCAATGATCGCGGCAAGGGCTTCATCTACAGTTATTTAATGGTGCCGGAAAATGTTGATCGCTTGGCAATGCTCAGGCCCTGGTTGATAGACCTGAACAATGATCCCATGATTACAGCACTCGTTTCGCATGACGGAAAAGCACTGGCTGACAGCGGGCTGGAGCAATGGCAGCGGTCAGCCCAACAGTAA
- a CDS encoding rod shape-determining protein → MSFFSNLFKFRAQNMAIDLGTANTLVYVQDQGIVLNEPSVVAMETIGGFKKVKAVGDEAKMMMGKTPDSIEAIRPLRDGVIADIEIAEEMIKHFIKKVHGRNTMFRYPEITICVPSGSTSVEKRAIRDAASNAGASEVFLILEPMAAAIGADMPVTEPVGSMVVDIGGGTTEVAVLSLRGLAYTTSVRTGGDKMDEAIVSYVRRHHNLLIGESTAERIKKDYGVAIVPEDGIGETITLKGRDLVNGVPKEITINQAHLAEALAEPIGAIVEGVRIALENTAPELAADIVDQGIVLTGGGALIRGLDEHLREETGLPVSIAEDPLSCVAIGTGRAMEDPIYRGVLMTA, encoded by the coding sequence ATGAGCTTCTTCTCGAACCTCTTCAAATTTCGCGCGCAAAACATGGCCATCGATCTCGGCACTGCGAACACGCTGGTCTACGTTCAGGATCAGGGCATTGTCCTGAATGAGCCATCGGTTGTGGCCATGGAAACCATCGGCGGTTTCAAGAAGGTCAAGGCCGTTGGTGACGAAGCGAAGATGATGATGGGCAAGACGCCCGACAGTATCGAAGCAATCCGCCCGCTGCGCGACGGCGTTATCGCGGACATTGAAATCGCCGAGGAAATGATCAAGCATTTCATCAAGAAGGTTCACGGCCGGAACACAATGTTTCGCTATCCCGAGATTACGATTTGTGTGCCCTCGGGATCGACATCGGTAGAAAAACGCGCGATCCGCGATGCGGCCAGTAACGCTGGTGCTTCAGAAGTGTTCCTTATCCTGGAGCCCATGGCTGCAGCGATTGGTGCGGATATGCCGGTGACCGAGCCGGTCGGTTCCATGGTTGTCGATATTGGCGGCGGAACGACCGAGGTTGCTGTCCTGTCACTGCGCGGTCTTGCTTACACCACGTCCGTCCGCACTGGCGGAGATAAGATGGACGAAGCCATCGTCTCCTATGTACGCCGGCATCACAATCTGTTGATCGGTGAGTCCACTGCCGAGCGGATCAAGAAAGATTACGGCGTCGCTATTGTGCCCGAAGACGGGATTGGTGAAACGATCACGCTGAAAGGCCGCGACCTGGTCAACGGCGTGCCGAAAGAGATTACAATCAATCAGGCGCATCTTGCAGAAGCCTTGGCCGAACCGATTGGCGCGATTGTCGAAGGTGTGCGTATCGCACTCGAGAACACCGCCCCAGAGCTTGCCGCCGATATTGTCGATCAGGGTATCGTGCTAACCGGCGGCGGCGCATTGATACGCGGCCTTGACGAGCATCTTCGCGAAGAGACCGGCCTGCCTGTGAGCATAGCTGAAGATCCGCTGTCCTGCGTTGCAATCGGCACGGGCCGGGCAATGGAAGATCCGATCTATCGCGGCGTCTTGATGACGGCATAA